The Episyrphus balteatus chromosome 4, idEpiBalt1.1, whole genome shotgun sequence genome includes a window with the following:
- the LOC129918643 gene encoding uncharacterized protein LOC129918643 isoform X3 codes for MSIEVVGVNQSWTQLSSILLPVSTTTTTTNTSPTKAKITSTTTTSLTSHPPPSPSPETSEKAIIITTTDTIDDGCGNSPLSTTTPSDPLSDSCLLALSSTEEDDEEEEEGEEELSQLTVNADDSNVGQQQQDQQQQQQQQQLLSVTSLPPLPDLIPIRKSQQQQLQEIETTTTNCCNNINQQQQQKSQQSPIATSSSSQILSISSKNIAEGEVEEQEEDEEDTTNNNNNTNNNNNNEEEEEDLQHSTFIEEATSTSLATNSTLLDNQSTPTSATIATTTTNTTFNNLYQTDCSSNMSQQHSSSSSMLLHDPTLTPVTSLTGLPKTTGAKKRGRKIKTEIEDPDLCPIPHRKSDRRRVARDIFLVFEEHPANRRRTGKGGKAKQPKARPKSKFAHLMTEPKRQPNKKTPASSTVTSSVGTGVVPPVRIKSEPKTPTSSLSCTTRKTTPTVPAVKAPKPATATKSTPTTKNTPTPTKTPTTTTTTTTTTVPRVKPIFLFVKQEDTRIVEVRCEDYDKRNRIRLTKTANGWRAIPRTDPTSCRSAKLLPNPAVKVKQEMFEEAQLRNASVPVHQEQQPLPPPPSSPPSQQQQFEPPSSSPVPSTITPTETEIVAPLEPLKPLKILQPAELLKNAASHAAKKKKKKKKKKKRKLAEKEEERKEIEEVVEISKNPTEEDEEEKEEEDVEAEIPAAIIENPIISTEPNHLVYESTNHEREEEEQEEEMEEAAEVEEIEEEDVKAIDEDDMDIQEVPISVETPQIPIEPEPREDVEEADIEEVIPNNYEEDEDDLHILHQHHMEPNNNEPTEELAKNLTQISDDLELDDMPQFMQDVNPSVRPLQLCPETGLFIQKTPPPIVEEDHDMDRGEPEPSSEPDLNHHEHEDHDHDAPVVLSDSFDDSDVDTKNLKDLLDDADLLQHCSDNAMSGAELLDSLVKRGCEDNHISGDEPSIKETICLDDFENEDDDVLLQPEPVADIISRLGGSLAASPKCLSFNEAGEIEDLHGELFQSNTQNDPFSRHTLEELSITIKDLEKSAEESYNSPVKPNKPAESVTIVSPDSCVDEMPKDLTCKKSQIAAEKEKPPQPALLERPNSRSSDAIQSPQPSGLPAVPPSPDLVHSNNKSSKNVFLEQLLNSSNSISPKICSSVTVTPIKIPNAPTKQQQKEPLDLGKHRKSASPTVSCSEEAKRIQTVTIDEETPDEPLQKRIKREENEEDASSEKSHTENLIEMLSSGKDPDPLTQLRLLIRNPEWKVPDPILVPKDRLSAVLASPAREIPLLLTTRPELRLPEAFAYPAILQDPDILVISMAQLETILQKQVEITRPKAKTPPIPQVTIEAIPNPAKNRAPEKPISAPSPDVTVSSKKPAAPSSTPQAPKQSNNNNNFLNPLMGDIDAATLAAFNQMLWLPYIGQMAPEFIKAIAGLQNGNGLAELMPLLQQQQNAQHASQQQQNQKTAFPTPPQFHPMAAAAAAAGLTNPLAASAAFQNPLEMAMWQEALTQAQMQRMMKMNAAAALAAQQQQREVPKKPSSNSEAKASANRSHYNAATSSSKQIPTNPPPPYHHSQASQSNQRHLASSEKSNLSRSVPNPFYRPPGTGNTDSASAHRAKQKTQQHHHQHQDQKPRVTCKSLSNLLQPERLSEAKMSNLMAMPGFDFGFNGSAGNVAAAAAAAANPFQFASAAAAAAAVASAGRSSGAGQYGGGGSNSSSSSVGSSNTGNGGGNSNNNNNNNNGNHATALHRNNQSASNMLGNMTPSQHHHQQQLQHHQQQLQQHHQQLQQQQQQQLQQHQQQQQQQQQQHHQQQQAKLKVKPGSHLIDPAALQRRLLNCEDMSEVGSTTNGLEEMMTDPNAALWHPLFGK; via the coding sequence atgagcaTTGAGGTTGTTGGTGTGAACCAGTCATGGACACAGCTATCATCAATATTGCTCCCtgtttcaacaacaacaacaacaacaaacacatcACCAACCAAGGCAAAaataacatcaacaacaacaacatcactcACATCACATCCACCACCATCACCATCGCCAGAAACATCAGAAAAagcaataataataacaacaacagaTACAATCGACGACGGCTGTGGAAACTCTCCACTGTCAACAACAACTCCTAGCGATCCTCTATCTGACAGTTGTCTGCTGGCTTTAAGTAGTACTGAAGAAgacgacgaagaagaagaagaaggtgaAGAAGAACTGTCACAACTGACAGTAAATGCTGATGATAGTAATGTAGGTCAGCAACAACaagaccaacaacaacaacaacaacaacaacagctgcTGTCAGTGACATCATTACCGCCATTGCCGGATTTAATACCAATTCGTAAGtctcaacaacaacaattgcaagaaattgaaacaacaacaacaaattgttGCAACAACATtaatcagcaacaacaacaaaaatcacaACAATCACCAATTGCAACATCATCATCTAGTCAAATTTTATCAATTAGTAGTAAAAACATTGCGGAGGGGGAAGTGGAAGAACAAGAAGAAGACGAAGAAGACAcaactaacaacaacaacaacacaaataacaacaacaacaacgaagaagaagaagaagatttgcAACATTCCACCTTTATTGAAGAAGCAACATCAACAAGTTTAGCAACAAATTCCACACTTTTAGACAATCAATCAACGCCAACATCAGCAACAATcgctacaacaacaacaaacacaacaTTCAATAATCTATATCAAACTGATTGCAGTAGCAACATGTCTCAGCAACATTCTTCGTCATCATCAATGTTGCTACATGATCCAACACTAACACCAGTAACATCTTTGACCGGTCTTCCCAAGACCACTGGTGCCAAGAAACGCGGTAGAAAAATTAAGACTGAGATTGAAGATCCCGACTTGTGTCCGATACCACATCGCAAGTCAGATCGTCGGAGAGTGGCACGCGATATATTTTTAGTGTTTGAAGAACATCCGGCGAATAGACGTCGCACGGGGAAAGGTGGCAAAGCTAAACAACCCAAAGCGCGTCCGAAGTCTAAATTTGCACATTTAATGACAGAGCCTAAAAGGCAGCCGAATAAGAAGACACCAGCTTCGTCAACAGTGACGTCATCTGTGGGGACAGGAGTGGTGCCACCTGTTCGGATAAAATCTGAACCAAAGACACCAACTTCATCGTTGTCATGTACAACTCGGAAGACAACTCCAACAGTTCCAGCTGTCAAGGCACCCAAGCCGGCAACAGCAACTAAAAGtacaccaacaacaaaaaacacacctacACCAACAAAaactccaacaacaacaacaacaactacaacaacaacagttCCTCGGGTAAAACCGATCTTCTTATTTGTCAAACAAGAAGACACCCGTATTGTAGAAGTTCGATGTGAAGATTACGACAAACGAAATCGAATACGATTGACAAAGACGGCCAATGGATGGCGGGCGATACCACGAACGGATCCAACATCATGTCGATCTGCTAAGCTTCTTCCAAATCCAGCTGTCAAAGTGAAGCAGGAGATGTTTGAAGAAGCACAACTTAGAAATGCTTCAGTTCCTGTTCATCAAGAACAACAACCTTTACCACCACCGCCTTCTTCACCTCcctcacaacaacaacaatttgaaCCGCCATCTTCTTCCCCTGTTCCATCAACTATTACACCAACGGAAACAGAAATAGTGGCACCTCTCGAACCTTTGAAACCATTGAAGATTCTGCAACCAGCAGAATTGCTCAAAAATGCTGCTTCACATGCagcaaagaagaaaaagaaaaagaagaagaagaaaaaacgtaAACTTgctgaaaaagaagaagaacgaaaagaaatcgaagaagtagtggaaataagtaaaaatccaacagaagaagatgaagaagagaaagaagaagaagatgtaGAAGCAGAAATTCCTGCAGCAATTATAGAGAATCCAATCATATCAACAGAACCAAATCATTTAGTATACGAAAGCACAAATCATGaacgagaagaagaagaacaagaagaagaaatggAAGAAGCAGCAGAAGTTGAAGaaatagaagaagaagatgTAAAAGCAATCGACGAAGATGACATGGATATACAAGAAGTACCAATTTCTGTAGAAACTCCTCAAATTCCCATCGAACCTGAGCCCAGGGAAGATGTCGAAGAAGCAGATATTGAAGAAGTCATACCAAACAACTAtgaagaagatgaagatgatCTTCATATTCTTCATCAACATCACATGGAACCAAATAATAACGAACCAACTGAAGAACTCGCCAAGAATCTCACACAAATTTCCGATGATCTTGAGTTGGATGATATGCCACAATTCATGCAGGACGTGAATCCATCAGTTCGGCCATTACAACTTTGTCCAGAAACTGgacttttcatacaaaaaacaccACCACCAATTGTTGAAGAAGATCATGATATGGATCGTGGTGAACCTGAACCATCTTCAGAGCCAGATTTAAATCATCATGAACATGAAGATCATGATCATGATGCTCCAGTGGTATTGTCAGATAGTTTTGATGATTCCGATGTTGATACCAAAAACCTAAAAGACCTCCTTGATGATGCAGATTTACTGCAACATTGCAGTGATAATGCAATGAGTGGAGCTGAGCTCCTAGATTCGCTGGTGAAGAGAGGTTGCGAAGATAATCACATATCTGGCGATGAGCCATCGATTAAAGAGACTATTTGTTTGGATGACTTTGAAAATGAAGATGATGATGTTTTGCTTCAACCTGAACCAGTAGCTGATATCATCTCGAGGCTTGGTGGATCCCTGGCAGCATCACCAAAATGTTTATCTTTCAATGAAGCTGGAGAAATCGAAGATCTCCATGGCGAACTCTTCCAATCAAACACTCAAAACGATCCGTTCAGTCGTCACACCCTCGAAGAACTCTCCATCACAATCAAAGATCTCGAGAAATCAGCCGAAGAGAGCTACAATTCACCTGTGAAACCCAACAAGCCCGCCGAATCAGTGACCATTGTGTCACCCGATTCGTGCGTCGATGAAATGCCAAAGGACCTGACGtgcaaaaaatcacaaattgcCGCCGAAAAAGAGAAACCCCCTCAGCCGGCGCTTCTTGAACGCCCCAATTCGAGAAGTTCTGATGCCATTCAATCGCCACAGCCTAGCGGCCTGCCAGCGGTACCGCCTTCACCAGACTTAGTGCATTCCAACAATAAGTCGTCAAAGAATGTCTTCCTCGAGCAATTGCTCAATTCAAGCAATTCGATTAGTCCGAAGATTTGCTCCTCAGTCACTGTGACTCCAattaaaattccaaatgcccctACAAAGCAGCAACAAAAAGAACCGTTAGATTTAGGTAAACACCGAAAATCAGCAAGTCCAACGGTAAGTTGTTCGGAAGAAGCAAAACGTATTCAAACGGTTACAATTGATGAAGAAACTCCCGATGAACCGTTACAAAAACGTATTAAACGTGAAGAAAACGAAGAAGATGCTTCGTCGGAGAAGAGTCACACTGAAAATCTTATCGAAATGTTATCGTCTGGTAAGGATCCAGATCCATTAACACAGTTACGCTTGCTTATACGAAATCCTGAATGGAAAGTACCTGATCCTATTCTTGTGCCAAAGGATCGTTTAAGTGCGGTATTGGCATCGCCAGCCCGTGAAATTCCACTCCTGCTCACAACTAGACCTGAATTGAGACTGCCAGAGGCTTTTGCATATCCAGCGATTCTTCAGGATCCAGATATCCTTGTTATATCAATGGCTCAATTGGAGACTATTCTGCAGAAGCAAGTTGAGATAACTAGACCTAAAGCGAAAACTCCTCCAATTCCTCAGGTCACGATCGAAGCGATTCCGAATCCCGCCAAAAATCGGGCTCCCGAGAAACCTATATCGGCACCATCTCCCGATGTTACTGTATCGAGTAAAAAACCAGCGGCACCGTCCTCAACGCCGCAAGCGCCCAAACAgagcaacaacaataacaacttCTTAAATCCTCTGATGGGAGACATCGATGCGGCAACCCTGGCCGCTTTCAATCAGATGCTTTGGCTTCCTTACATTGGCCAAATGGCGCCCGAGTTTATCAAAGCCATAGCTGGTTTGCAGAATGGCAACGGTTTGGCCGAACTTATGCCACTTTTGCAGCAACAGCAAAATGCACAGCATGCCAGTCAACAGCAGCAAAATCAAAAAACCGCCTTCCCAACGCCACCGCAGTTCCATCCAATGGCTGCGGCAGCTGCCGCTGCAGGTCTCACCAACCCGTTAGCCGCATCAGCTGCATTCCAGAATCCCCTCGAAATGGCTATGTGGCAGGAAGCCCTTACACAAGCTCAAATGCAGCGAATGATGAAGATGAATGCAGCAGCTGCTTTAGCTGCCCAGCAACAACAGCGTGAGGTTCCGAAAAAGCCATCTTCTAATTCGGAAGCAAAAGCTAGTGCAAATCGTTCTCACTATAATGCAGCGACCTCAAGCTCAAAACAAATTCCCACAAATCCTCCCCCGCCCTATCACCATTCGCAAGCCAGTCAATCTAATCAGCGCCATCTAGCGTCGTCGGAAAAAAGTAACTTGTCGCGATCGGTCCCGAATCCCTTCTATCGACCGCCCGGCACTGGTAACACTGATTCAGCGTCAGCCCATCGCGCTaaacaaaaaacccaacaaCACCATCATCAACATCAAGACCAAAAACCTCGCGTCACATGCAAGTCCCTGTCAAATCTGCTACAACCGGAACGTTTATCCGAAGCTAAAATGTCAAATCTCATGGCAATGCCTGGTTTCGACTTTGGTTTTAATGGAAGTGCAGGTAATGTTGCTGCTGCCGCAGCTGCCGCTGCAAATCCATTTCAATTTGCTTCAGCTGCAGCTGCTGCAGCAGCAGTCGCATCAGCTGGCCGGTCCAGTGGTGCTGGACAATATGGCGGCGGTGGCAGTAATAGTAGTAGCAGCAGTGTTGGTAGTAGTAATACTGGTAATGGTGGTGGtaatagtaataataataataataataataatggaaaTCATGCAACAGCCTTACATCGTAACAATCAATCAGCTTCCAATATGCTTGGCAATATGACACCTagtcaacatcatcatcaacaacaattgcaacatcatcaacaacaattgcaacaacatCATCAGCAacttcaacaacaacagcaacaacaacttcagcaacatcagcaacaacagcagcaacaacaacaacaacatcatcaaCAGCAACAGGCTAAGCTTAAAGTTAAGCCTGGTTCGCATTTAATTGATCCGGCAGCTTTGCAAAGGCGGTTGTTGAATTGCGAAGATATGTCTGAAGTTGGTAGTACTACTAATGGTTTGGAGGAAATGATGACAGATCCGAATGCAGCGTTATGGCATCCGTTATTTGGAAA